The Chryseobacterium indicum genome includes a window with the following:
- a CDS encoding GMC oxidoreductase: MNQTEKPQQKKDVIIVGTGIAGSLIAKLLTDHVFDTDTKKMIHRSETDDSKTYKELSILMYEAGLEAGIELDSATSMVTYNDYIRKFYIEEAKVPNSPYPNLKQAPSPNVLDIEPIVPPFPDKKGYLVQFGPMPFASDAIRVGGGTTLHWLGTTPRMLPNDFRLKEQYGRAMDWPIDYEMLKPYYEMAEFEIGVSGNVAAQEYPIKESMEEYYGKNYVFPMEEIPQSYMDHQIINGLAGTSVQLNFEEYPIMLVPSPQGRNSTPNIAYGTSKIVKAEASESGYILTLKNIENEEYKALGAVWNPYMGERCEGNASCVPICPVQAKYNALKTLKKALYKVNKNQNLQRNHNIQVQAQSVVYKLSVDVADQEKISKVHIRRYISREKTEFVEEVIDTNETIVILAANAFENPKILLNSKYTVFENGQNVEKTVANRSDQVGRNLMDHMVMLTWGLFPDPVYSYRGPGSTTNISSFRDGNFRSEFSAWISPLDNWGWSWPAFSPGSDLSEFLNDGLFGEELKDALTHRLSRQVLFHFEIEQLPNPDNRVTINDQYLDVLGIPRPVINYGLTEYEMRAMEQAKLASDQMFARLGIEDFTKYNATDNNTFIYNNVRYSYNGAGHIVGTHRMGDNPDDSVTNSYCKSWDHPNLYIVGAGNMTTLGTSNPTLTLSAFTIRSVESILKDLETILK, translated from the coding sequence ATGAATCAGACAGAAAAACCTCAGCAAAAAAAAGATGTAATCATCGTAGGAACAGGAATCGCCGGTTCTTTGATTGCCAAACTTTTAACAGATCACGTTTTTGATACCGATACAAAAAAAATGATCCACCGTTCTGAAACGGACGACTCCAAAACGTATAAAGAACTATCGATTCTGATGTATGAAGCAGGATTGGAAGCCGGGATAGAACTCGATTCTGCCACTTCAATGGTTACTTACAACGATTATATCCGTAAGTTTTACATAGAAGAAGCAAAGGTTCCGAATTCACCGTATCCGAATCTGAAACAGGCTCCCTCTCCAAATGTTCTGGATATAGAGCCGATTGTTCCGCCGTTTCCGGATAAAAAAGGTTATCTGGTACAGTTTGGTCCTATGCCTTTTGCAAGTGACGCCATTCGTGTAGGAGGCGGAACCACACTTCACTGGCTCGGAACTACCCCAAGAATGCTTCCGAACGATTTCAGACTGAAGGAACAATACGGCAGAGCGATGGACTGGCCGATTGATTATGAGATGTTAAAGCCTTATTATGAAATGGCTGAATTTGAGATCGGTGTTTCCGGAAATGTTGCTGCGCAGGAATATCCTATTAAGGAAAGTATGGAAGAATATTACGGTAAAAATTATGTTTTTCCGATGGAAGAAATTCCGCAGAGTTATATGGATCATCAGATTATTAACGGATTGGCAGGAACGTCGGTTCAGCTGAACTTTGAAGAATATCCGATAATGCTTGTTCCGTCTCCGCAGGGAAGAAATTCTACCCCGAATATAGCTTACGGAACCTCCAAAATAGTGAAAGCTGAAGCTTCTGAATCCGGATATATTTTAACTTTAAAGAATATTGAAAACGAAGAATACAAAGCTTTAGGAGCAGTATGGAATCCTTATATGGGAGAACGTTGTGAAGGAAATGCATCCTGCGTTCCGATCTGTCCGGTTCAGGCAAAATACAACGCTCTGAAAACGCTGAAAAAAGCTTTATATAAAGTTAATAAAAACCAGAATCTTCAGAGAAATCATAATATTCAGGTTCAGGCACAAAGCGTAGTGTACAAACTGAGTGTAGATGTGGCAGATCAGGAAAAAATCTCTAAAGTTCACATCAGAAGATATATTTCAAGAGAGAAAACAGAGTTTGTAGAAGAAGTTATCGATACGAACGAAACAATCGTTATTCTTGCTGCCAATGCTTTTGAAAATCCGAAAATTCTTTTAAATTCTAAATACACTGTTTTCGAAAACGGGCAAAATGTTGAAAAAACGGTTGCCAACAGAAGCGATCAGGTGGGAAGAAACCTGATGGATCACATGGTAATGCTTACTTGGGGATTATTTCCGGATCCTGTTTATTCTTACAGAGGTCCCGGTTCCACCACCAACATTTCGTCTTTTCGTGATGGAAATTTCAGAAGCGAGTTTTCTGCATGGATCTCACCTCTTGACAACTGGGGATGGAGCTGGCCGGCTTTTTCTCCGGGATCAGACCTTTCAGAATTTTTAAATGACGGACTTTTTGGAGAAGAACTGAAAGATGCATTAACCCACAGACTTTCCAGACAGGTGCTTTTCCATTTTGAAATCGAGCAGCTTCCGAATCCGGATAACCGTGTAACTATTAACGACCAATATCTGGATGTATTGGGAATTCCTCGTCCTGTTATTAATTACGGGCTTACAGAATACGAAATGAGAGCAATGGAGCAGGCAAAATTAGCTTCAGACCAAATGTTTGCAAGACTGGGCATTGAAGATTTCACCAAATACAATGCGACAGACAATAATACTTTTATATATAATAATGTAAGATATTCTTATAACGGAGCCGGACATATTGTAGGAACCCACAGAATGGGCGACAATCCGGACGACTCTGTAACGAACAGCTATTGCAAATCGTGGGATCATCCGAATTTATACATTGTAGGAGCCGGAAATATGACAACTTTGGGAACTTCCAACCCTACTCTTACTTTATCCGCATTCACGATCCGTTCCGTAGAATCTATTCTGAAAGATCTGGAAACCATATTAAAATAG
- a CDS encoding ferritin-like domain-containing protein produces the protein MRQRLINKTEPQENNSLLRSSSDKNIIVDEAISLQSLLFDNTNSKENWIEGIKYHSKNVTNLLLNNQIDAFNEYLRSQFGGEISEINPTADFSGEKAFQVKRGLENLDYRPILQDLLQTAILIEHSTIPPYLTALYSIKDGTNILPSQIIRSVAVEEMLHMIMVCNVMNAVSIQPSVNRPQNYPNYPMKLPMNVDFYVGLETFSSNSIATFIAIESPSNPLVKAPKYDYDAQPEAMFSKSAVQEDNFWTLENMKDFIMKNVHTIGEYYDVVFFYIVVFQIIAYYKANGRLPQTFEELNKGGIFTGDPAKQIRPEQYYGSGGKLHPVDALEGVILVFQEIKGQGEGADDSIFDVDPSQFEEGAELAHYFRFKEIFHEHFYLGGDYRPFTDENGMMPVTTPPVGKPLPVDWSAAYPMKPNPKMSDYQSNPQLFEQGKQFNITYKKLLDAIQAAVEGHSEELAKSIMYMYALKEQAIGLMSQPLTSQYNAGPTFEYPSN, from the coding sequence ATGAGACAAAGACTAATCAATAAAACAGAACCTCAGGAAAATAACAGCCTTCTAAGAAGTTCTTCAGATAAAAATATCATCGTAGACGAAGCCATTTCTTTGCAGTCGTTATTATTCGACAATACAAACAGTAAAGAAAACTGGATCGAAGGAATAAAATACCACAGTAAAAACGTAACCAATCTTTTACTTAACAACCAGATTGATGCGTTTAACGAATATCTGAGATCACAATTTGGCGGTGAAATTTCCGAAATTAATCCTACCGCAGATTTCTCCGGAGAAAAGGCTTTTCAGGTAAAAAGAGGATTGGAGAATCTGGATTACCGTCCGATTTTACAGGATTTGCTTCAGACTGCGATTTTAATCGAGCATTCTACAATCCCTCCATATTTAACAGCTTTATATTCTATTAAAGACGGAACGAATATTCTTCCTTCACAGATCATCCGAAGTGTAGCGGTTGAAGAAATGCTTCATATGATTATGGTTTGCAACGTGATGAATGCAGTGAGCATTCAGCCTTCGGTAAACAGACCGCAGAATTATCCTAATTATCCGATGAAACTGCCAATGAATGTGGATTTTTACGTAGGTCTGGAAACGTTTTCATCCAACAGTATTGCAACCTTTATTGCCATCGAAAGCCCAAGTAATCCTTTGGTAAAAGCACCAAAATACGATTACGATGCACAACCGGAAGCAATGTTTTCAAAAAGTGCTGTTCAGGAGGATAATTTCTGGACTCTGGAAAACATGAAGGATTTCATCATGAAAAATGTTCATACCATTGGAGAGTATTATGATGTAGTGTTCTTTTATATTGTTGTTTTCCAAATCATTGCTTATTATAAAGCGAACGGAAGATTACCGCAGACTTTTGAAGAACTTAACAAAGGCGGAATTTTTACCGGAGATCCTGCAAAACAGATCCGTCCGGAACAATACTACGGAAGCGGCGGAAAACTCCATCCTGTTGATGCATTAGAAGGTGTTATACTTGTTTTTCAGGAAATTAAGGGACAAGGAGAAGGCGCGGATGATTCTATTTTTGATGTAGATCCTTCACAGTTTGAGGAAGGTGCAGAATTAGCACATTATTTCAGATTTAAGGAAATTTTCCATGAACATTTTTATTTAGGGGGAGATTACAGACCGTTCACCGACGAAAACGGAATGATGCCTGTAACCACTCCACCGGTTGGAAAACCGCTTCCCGTAGACTGGAGTGCAGCTTATCCGATGAAACCGAATCCTAAAATGTCAGATTATCAGTCGAATCCTCAGTTATTCGAGCAGGGAAAACAATTTAATATTACGTATAAAAAGTTATTGGATGCAATTCAGGCTGCCGTAGAAGGACATTCTGAAGAACTGGCAAAATCCATCATGTATATGTATGCATTGAAAGAGCAGGCAATCGGATTGATGAGTCAGCCATTGACTTCCCAATACAATGCAGGACCAACTTTTGAGTATCCTTCTAACTAA
- a CDS encoding heme-binding protein, with product MNLESKVRGLTLGAQVLPLHKVESSDLGALAPLVGVWENIQIPGSEASSGWNTISVPGQDTGFVFEVIPYTETLTFNPVVVQAGNRGPVVKGQQVEQLIFGLLYEQQIVSACETSFCNDRGFPKGSTIHVETGLFLNIGQPNGGYTIARMSTIPHGNSLLALGSSFDTENPGTSFFDPASSIPTMLNGGPITQLGYSDPIIGNPQFAEFNQVNPNAFLQSTLESLVGSKGGVTNMTVIEMSTSTPDANGGILNIPFIQTNVNATKMDATFWIEDITDSDGNADQILQYSQTINLVFPATGSAQPINWPHVTVNTMRKRQETQMQFKSMDENEAFDPTAGLTPS from the coding sequence ATGAATTTAGAAAGTAAAGTAAGAGGCTTAACTTTGGGAGCACAGGTTCTCCCGTTACATAAAGTTGAATCATCAGATTTGGGAGCTCTGGCTCCTCTTGTCGGCGTTTGGGAAAACATCCAGATTCCTGGAAGCGAGGCTTCTTCGGGCTGGAACACGATTTCCGTACCGGGACAGGATACGGGCTTTGTTTTTGAGGTGATCCCTTACACAGAAACTTTAACCTTTAATCCGGTAGTCGTACAGGCAGGAAACAGAGGTCCTGTTGTAAAAGGACAGCAGGTTGAGCAGCTAATTTTCGGATTATTGTATGAACAGCAGATTGTAAGCGCATGCGAAACGAGCTTCTGTAACGACAGGGGTTTTCCTAAAGGTTCAACCATACACGTAGAAACAGGTTTGTTTTTAAACATTGGACAGCCGAACGGAGGTTACACCATTGCAAGAATGTCGACGATTCCTCACGGTAATTCTTTATTAGCTTTAGGAAGTTCTTTTGATACAGAAAATCCGGGAACAAGCTTTTTTGATCCCGCTTCATCCATTCCTACGATGCTGAACGGAGGACCAATTACTCAGCTGGGATATTCGGATCCGATTATCGGAAATCCGCAATTTGCGGAATTTAATCAGGTAAATCCAAACGCTTTTCTTCAGTCTACTCTGGAAAGTTTAGTAGGTTCTAAAGGAGGAGTAACCAACATGACAGTAATTGAGATGTCTACAAGCACTCCGGACGCGAATGGCGGAATTTTAAATATTCCTTTCATCCAGACGAATGTAAATGCGACCAAAATGGATGCAACTTTCTGGATTGAAGATATTACGGACAGTGACGGAAATGCGGATCAGATTCTTCAGTATTCACAGACCATCAATCTTGTATTTCCGGCTACCGGTTCTGCACAACCGATTAACTGGCCTCACGTAACAGTTAATACGATGAGAAAAAGACAGGAAACGCAGATGCAGTTCAAAAGTATGGATGAAAATGAAGCTTTTGATCCTACAGCTGGTCTTACTCCAAGCTAA
- a CDS encoding Lrp/AsnC family transcriptional regulator, with protein MDHLDNKDLQLLRLLQSDAKLTVKELAKEVNLSPSPVFERVKRLEQEGYVKKYAAILDAEKLNLGFTVYCQLKLKSNDSYLAVEFEREIMEIEEVAECYSISGDFDFLLKVYVKDMKQYQNFVFNILGAVPSIGSTHSTFVMAQVKNTHGLTI; from the coding sequence ATGGATCATCTCGATAATAAAGATTTGCAGCTGCTCAGATTACTCCAAAGTGATGCGAAATTAACAGTGAAAGAACTGGCAAAAGAGGTTAATCTTTCTCCTTCGCCGGTTTTCGAACGGGTAAAACGACTGGAACAGGAAGGGTATGTAAAAAAATATGCGGCTATTCTGGATGCTGAAAAACTCAATTTAGGATTTACGGTATATTGCCAGTTAAAATTAAAAAGCAACGACAGTTATCTGGCGGTAGAATTTGAAAGAGAAATTATGGAAATCGAAGAAGTGGCAGAATGTTACAGTATTTCCGGTGATTTTGATTTTCTGCTTAAAGTCTACGTAAAAGATATGAAACAATACCAGAATTTTGTTTTTAATATTCTCGGTGCCGTTCCGTCTATCGGAAGCACACACAGTACTTTTGTGATGGCTCAGGTTAAGAATACACATGGATTAACGATTTAA
- a CDS encoding lectin-like domain-containing protein, which produces MKKSYSFLLFILFSFPNLFFSQTYQLTGNPVNTTGWTMVAPTSVNTDFIQLTPDTNNQSGSIRLNQPINLKYCDKWRIEFDFRMDSNQTANGDGIAFWYLANPPVASVLGSGLGVSQNAVGFVVGFDTYNNTTTAVMSKVHVGYGQIVNTTDTNNVEFFNVPGSSFHSPDMNTTLPFQGTTYKHVEVTAQVDPAAPANWIVKITINGNLICNQSFAPSGTAAAMTVGYFGFSASTGGNRSRHSIKNVKVFVDKIPLLQGAITKNICPDLTGMATVDLTSLNSQLTTNPNNYTFAYYTGGSPITNPAQFQYSTDTNVSVVIKDPSQILCDNNDATIALKVAPTVTTTDASLRTCFLENNPATGLFNLTTASVISTPGVIKNYYPSLTDAENQTNEISDPVNYIAPNGVVFIRVTNSFGCYDIAKVTLEVIPPVFSNVLEDKIICMEDKTTLDAGSGFNSYLWSTGATTQSISNVGVGTYWVKLKTGQCVALQQVKVYASEQPVISSIDINNNEVTVHAIGGTIPYQYSLDGIKWQDSNKFKNIPRGDIKIFVKDAYNCDPITVSVLVPNLINVITPNGDGVNDFIDYSALAGKQNLVFNIFDRYGAQIHKADKSNKYKWDGTINGRKISTGNYWYSVSWNENDKKNTPVKYSGWILVKNRD; this is translated from the coding sequence ATGAAAAAAAGCTATTCTTTTTTGTTATTTATTTTATTTTCATTTCCTAATCTATTTTTTTCCCAAACATATCAGCTAACAGGAAATCCCGTTAATACAACAGGATGGACAATGGTAGCGCCAACCTCTGTAAATACAGACTTTATCCAGCTGACTCCGGACACGAATAACCAATCAGGCTCTATCCGGCTGAATCAGCCCATTAATCTAAAATACTGCGATAAATGGAGGATAGAATTCGATTTCAGAATGGATTCTAACCAGACGGCAAACGGAGACGGTATCGCTTTCTGGTATCTCGCTAATCCCCCGGTTGCCAGTGTATTAGGCTCCGGTCTTGGTGTCTCTCAGAATGCCGTGGGATTTGTGGTAGGATTTGATACTTATAACAATACCACCACTGCTGTAATGAGTAAGGTTCACGTCGGTTACGGACAGATCGTCAATACAACAGACACTAACAATGTTGAGTTTTTTAATGTTCCCGGAAGTTCTTTTCATTCTCCTGATATGAATACCACACTTCCGTTTCAGGGAACCACTTACAAACATGTAGAAGTAACAGCACAGGTAGATCCGGCTGCTCCGGCAAACTGGATCGTGAAAATAACCATCAACGGAAATTTAATCTGCAACCAGTCTTTTGCACCTTCCGGAACTGCTGCTGCAATGACGGTTGGATATTTTGGTTTTTCGGCTTCTACAGGCGGAAACAGATCCAGACATTCCATTAAAAACGTAAAGGTTTTTGTAGACAAAATTCCTTTGCTGCAGGGAGCCATTACGAAAAATATATGTCCGGATCTTACCGGAATGGCAACCGTAGATTTAACTTCTTTAAATTCTCAGCTTACCACCAATCCGAATAACTATACTTTTGCCTATTATACCGGAGGTTCTCCCATCACCAATCCTGCCCAATTTCAATACAGTACAGACACCAATGTATCGGTAGTAATTAAAGATCCTTCACAGATTCTCTGCGACAACAACGATGCTACAATTGCTTTAAAAGTTGCTCCTACCGTTACCACTACTGATGCTTCGCTTCGAACCTGCTTTCTGGAAAATAATCCGGCAACAGGATTATTCAACTTAACAACTGCTTCTGTCATCAGTACACCTGGGGTTATTAAAAATTACTATCCTTCTTTAACCGATGCTGAAAATCAGACCAATGAAATTTCAGATCCTGTAAATTATATTGCCCCTAATGGAGTTGTATTTATAAGAGTAACTAATTCTTTCGGCTGTTATGACATCGCAAAGGTGACTCTTGAAGTCATTCCACCAGTATTTTCTAATGTTCTGGAAGATAAAATCATCTGTATGGAAGATAAAACCACCCTGGATGCAGGGTCTGGATTCAACAGTTATTTATGGAGTACGGGCGCAACAACTCAGTCGATCAGCAATGTGGGCGTGGGAACATACTGGGTAAAACTTAAAACAGGACAATGCGTTGCTTTGCAGCAAGTAAAAGTATATGCATCGGAACAGCCTGTGATTTCCAGTATTGATATTAACAATAATGAAGTTACGGTTCATGCAATCGGCGGTACAATTCCTTATCAGTATTCATTGGACGGAATTAAATGGCAGGATTCTAATAAGTTTAAAAATATACCAAGAGGTGACATTAAAATTTTTGTAAAAGACGCCTATAACTGTGATCCTATTACCGTAAGTGTATTGGTTCCTAATCTAATCAATGTAATAACTCCTAACGGAGATGGTGTGAATGATTTCATAGATTATTCCGCACTCGCCGGAAAACAAAATCTTGTTTTCAATATTTTCGACAGATATGGTGCACAGATTCATAAAGCGGACAAGTCTAATAAATATAAGTGGGACGGGACTATAAACGGAAGAAAAATATCCACCGGAAACTACTGGTATTCCGTATCATGGAATGAAAATGATAAGAAAAATACTCCTGTAAAATATTCAGGATGGATTCTTGTAAAAAACCGTGACTAA
- a CDS encoding fibronectin type III domain-containing protein: protein MNLKLLSRAMYTGAVLAASTAAAQNFQPMLISSGLNSDVIANGVGSSAVTTSTDVDGVSFAFVSRDFQLTSSSTPLTYGLPNDGIVNSVVSTTPGLSYKLANYSANNSLKLANQNDSGTITFSTPIAAFKLYMLATSGSGASTVTVTVNFTDNTSQTFTGVAVSDWYNGTGFAIQGFGRINRTNDTLESGSGTNPRLYQTLLTLDAANQTKPIQSITITKTSTAQGYTNVFAFSADAYSTCAPPTLNATGTLTANSAAVSWTPATGTTATTYDIYYSTTNTTPASGATANLTGISGTSTTIPGLNPNTTYYYWVRANCSGAASQSAWSFSGTFKTLCGAMTSMFEDFESYTTGNIVPDCWARIIDTNGSQTITTTTPASGVRNIYQYSSTTQNPTTVVLPQFSNINAGTHWLRLKARVSTATGTLNVGYVTDPANSSTFVLLQALSISNTTYGSTSEYSVIVPSSVPSNARLAIRNTADGKSYYYDDVYWEPLPSCFAPSALTSSNVLANSTGISWTAPASAPAAGYEYYYSTGSTAPTAATTASGTSTATSTTINGLSPATTYNIWIRSACSSSNKSTWWGPISVTTACATLSAPFSQTFDNATVPNCWTNTNPGSTTANLLWKFSGSADYGANLANNGRAAGTYAWVDASSPYSGAGANTVQLVTPSINLTGLTSPYISFEWFKNHSTSTSTTVSPSTYDNNKLIVEVNSGSGWVSLWSDTSNSNQWRSVGIPLPSSYNGTTIQVRFTVDKNVNGNGYFYDDVLLDNVEVKQNPILATSEVSAAKNAVQIYPNPFKDTVSISDIEKVKSVSISDVSGRIIKTVENPSKEINVSTLNSGLYLLIIQLKDGSKYTVKAIKN, encoded by the coding sequence ATGAATTTAAAATTACTTTCAAGAGCAATGTATACGGGAGCTGTCTTGGCAGCTTCTACAGCAGCAGCTCAAAATTTCCAGCCAATGCTTATTTCATCAGGGCTTAATTCTGATGTTATTGCAAACGGAGTCGGATCTTCCGCAGTAACTACCTCCACCGATGTAGACGGCGTTTCATTCGCTTTTGTATCGAGAGATTTTCAACTGACTTCTTCCAGTACTCCCCTTACTTACGGTTTACCGAATGACGGCATTGTAAACAGTGTAGTTTCCACAACTCCGGGATTATCTTATAAATTAGCCAATTACAGTGCAAACAATTCCCTGAAGCTGGCTAACCAGAATGACTCCGGCACAATAACTTTTTCAACACCGATAGCAGCATTTAAATTATATATGCTCGCAACCAGCGGAAGCGGTGCTTCTACCGTTACGGTAACCGTTAATTTTACAGACAATACTTCACAAACCTTTACAGGAGTTGCCGTTTCAGACTGGTATAACGGAACCGGATTCGCAATACAGGGATTCGGAAGAATCAACAGAACAAACGACACTCTGGAATCAGGAAGCGGAACCAATCCGAGATTGTACCAGACATTGCTGACGTTAGATGCAGCCAATCAGACAAAACCCATCCAAAGCATTACGATTACCAAAACATCAACCGCACAGGGCTATACCAATGTTTTTGCATTTTCGGCAGATGCCTACTCCACTTGTGCGCCTCCGACACTGAATGCGACAGGAACACTTACAGCAAATTCCGCAGCAGTTTCATGGACACCTGCAACGGGAACTACCGCTACAACGTACGATATTTACTACAGTACAACCAATACAACACCGGCTTCGGGAGCAACCGCCAATCTTACGGGAATTTCGGGAACCTCAACTACAATTCCCGGACTAAATCCCAATACCACCTATTATTATTGGGTAAGAGCAAACTGCAGCGGTGCAGCAAGTCAGAGCGCTTGGTCTTTTTCAGGCACATTCAAAACATTATGCGGAGCCATGACTTCCATGTTTGAAGATTTTGAATCTTATACAACAGGAAATATTGTACCGGATTGCTGGGCAAGAATTATTGATACCAACGGAAGCCAGACGATTACAACGACAACACCGGCTTCAGGCGTAAGAAATATTTATCAGTATAGCTCAACGACTCAAAATCCAACAACGGTTGTTCTTCCTCAGTTCAGCAATATCAATGCAGGAACACACTGGTTAAGATTAAAAGCAAGAGTAAGCACTGCGACAGGAACGCTGAATGTAGGATATGTAACTGATCCTGCAAACAGCTCAACATTTGTATTGTTACAGGCTTTAAGCATCAGCAATACCACTTATGGCTCAACAAGCGAATATTCTGTGATCGTTCCTTCCTCTGTTCCTTCCAATGCAAGATTGGCGATCAGAAATACGGCAGACGGAAAATCTTACTATTACGATGATGTATACTGGGAACCTCTTCCGTCATGTTTTGCTCCTTCTGCATTAACTTCGTCTAATGTTTTGGCAAACAGCACAGGAATTTCATGGACGGCTCCGGCTTCAGCTCCGGCAGCAGGATATGAATACTATTATTCTACAGGCAGCACGGCACCAACGGCAGCAACTACTGCATCTGGAACCAGTACCGCCACTTCAACAACCATCAACGGACTTTCTCCGGCTACAACTTACAACATCTGGATAAGATCTGCATGCAGCAGTTCAAATAAAAGTACCTGGTGGGGACCTATTTCGGTTACAACGGCATGTGCCACATTATCTGCGCCGTTTTCTCAGACTTTTGATAATGCAACCGTACCGAATTGCTGGACGAATACCAATCCGGGAAGTACAACAGCGAATCTTTTATGGAAATTTTCAGGAAGCGCCGATTATGGAGCCAACCTTGCCAATAATGGAAGAGCGGCAGGAACTTATGCCTGGGTAGACGCGAGTTCTCCGTACAGCGGAGCGGGAGCCAATACAGTACAACTGGTCACCCCTTCAATAAATTTAACAGGATTAACATCTCCTTATATTTCTTTTGAATGGTTTAAAAACCACTCTACCTCTACAAGTACTACAGTAAGCCCTTCGACGTATGACAATAACAAACTTATCGTAGAAGTAAACAGCGGAAGCGGATGGGTTTCTTTGTGGAGCGACACTTCTAATTCCAACCAGTGGAGATCTGTAGGAATTCCTTTGCCATCTTCTTATAATGGAACCACTATTCAGGTGAGATTTACCGTAGATAAAAATGTAAATGGCAACGGTTATTTTTATGATGATGTATTGCTGGACAATGTTGAGGTAAAACAGAATCCTATTCTGGCAACAAGTGAAGTTTCAGCGGCTAAAAATGCAGTTCAAATATATCCGAATCCTTTCAAAGACACTGTAAGTATTTCAGATATTGAAAAAGTAAAATCTGTGAGCATCAGCGATGTTTCGGGAAGAATAATTAAAACTGTTGAAAATCCTTCAAAAGAAATTAATGTAAGCACATTAAATTCAGGATTATACCTGTTGATTATCCAATTGAAAGACGGTTCTAAGTATACCGTAAAAGCAATAAAAAATTAG
- a CDS encoding cytochrome-c peroxidase codes for MQKEINQKNAYLDNLRKRYSSGDSSQWPKPVLDPESAPTFVEIGHLPEVEFPKDNPYSSEKELLGKTLFFDPRLSKSNQIACASCHDPELGWGDSRTFSFGHDRQLGTRNAMTILNAAFAKSLFWDGRAKSLEEQSQMPIQDQREMSEHIDIATGKIAKIKGYEVLFEKAFGDKTVTKDRISKAIATFERTVKSSPSKFDLFIDGKPEVYTNDELMGLHLFRTKAQCINCHNSGYFSNNRFENVGTSLLGEKREDLGRYAVTKMADDAGKFRVPGLREVSKTSPYLHNGSMTSLKEVIEFYSKGNPEYSQKRSTVYEGITLHSQKSGMVRMLELSDEEIAQLEAFLKTLSSKTEKIDLPELPK; via the coding sequence GTGCAAAAAGAAATCAACCAGAAAAATGCTTATTTGGATAACCTGAGAAAACGGTATTCTTCAGGGGATTCTTCGCAATGGCCAAAACCAGTTCTTGATCCTGAATCTGCGCCCACTTTTGTGGAAATCGGACATTTACCGGAGGTGGAATTTCCAAAAGACAATCCCTATTCTTCCGAAAAAGAACTGTTGGGAAAAACGCTTTTTTTCGATCCCAGACTTTCAAAATCCAACCAGATTGCCTGTGCTTCATGCCACGATCCGGAATTGGGATGGGGCGACAGCAGAACGTTTTCTTTCGGACACGACAGACAGCTCGGAACCCGAAACGCAATGACTATCCTGAATGCTGCTTTTGCAAAATCTTTATTTTGGGACGGAAGAGCAAAATCTCTGGAAGAGCAGTCGCAGATGCCGATTCAGGATCAGCGTGAAATGAGCGAACATATTGATATTGCCACAGGAAAAATTGCAAAGATAAAAGGCTATGAAGTTTTATTTGAAAAAGCTTTTGGCGATAAAACCGTTACCAAAGATCGTATTTCCAAAGCTATTGCCACTTTTGAAAGAACCGTAAAAAGTTCTCCGAGTAAGTTTGATTTATTTATTGACGGAAAACCGGAAGTGTATACCAATGATGAATTGATGGGGCTGCATCTTTTCAGAACAAAGGCGCAGTGTATCAATTGTCACAATTCCGGATATTTCTCGAATAATCGTTTTGAAAATGTGGGAACTTCCTTACTGGGCGAAAAAAGAGAGGATCTTGGCAGATATGCAGTGACAAAAATGGCAGATGATGCAGGAAAATTTCGGGTGCCGGGTTTAAGGGAGGTTTCTAAAACTTCGCCTTATTTGCACAACGGATCTATGACAAGTTTAAAAGAAGTGATTGAATTTTACAGCAAAGGAAATCCCGAATATTCACAGAAAAGATCTACCGTGTATGAAGGAATTACTTTGCATTCTCAAAAATCGGGTATGGTGAGAATGCTTGAACTATCGGATGAAGAAATTGCACAGCTGGAAGCATTTTTAAAAACGTTATCCTCTAAAACGGAAAAAATAGATTTACCCGAATTACCAAAATAA